The following are encoded together in the Diabrotica undecimpunctata isolate CICGRU chromosome 7, icDiaUnde3, whole genome shotgun sequence genome:
- the LOC140446156 gene encoding B2 protein-like: MICSLNSQLTIRTDHFTQKSTNMQALAVLLVISFIGLSVNQMTPEIKAKVLEIGRSCMEESGADLEMIIKLQQGEFSDDPKLKKQFLCMNKKIGVQKENGDIDEAVIKERINQITNDAKRTEELMKKCLIKKATPEESAFESYKCLYNEAPKDKILGFHAM, encoded by the exons AtgatttgtagtttaaattcacaACTCACCATCAGAACAGACCATTTTACACAGAAGTCTACAAACATGCAAGCTTTGGCTGTTTTGCTCGTTATATCTTTTATTGGGCTCTCAGTG aaTCAAATGACTCCTGAGATAAAAGCAAAAGTGCTGGAGATTGGAAGATCTTGCATGGAAGAAAGCGGAGCAGACTTGGAGATGATTATAAAACTTCAACAAGGAGAGTTTTCTGACGATCCTAAACTAAAGAAACAATTTCTTTGCATGAACAAAAAAATTGGCGTTCAAAAAGAAAATGGGGATATAGATGAAGCTGTAATTAAAGAGAGAATTAATCAAATTACGAACGATGCCAAGAGAACAGAAGAGCTGATGAAGAAATGTTTGATTAAGAAAGCGACCCCTGAAGAATCTGCTTTCGAAAGTTATAAGTGTTTGTATAATGAAGCCCCGAAGGACAAAATTTTAGGTTTTCACGCCATGTGA